Proteins encoded in a region of the Paenibacillus sp. E222 genome:
- the nth gene encoding endonuclease III, producing MNAATVRHILDTMEAMFPDAHCELNHSNAFELTVAVLLSAQCTDETVNKVTADLFKKYTSPADYLSVPLEELEQDIRRIGLYRNKAKHIQNMCRILIEQYGGDVPQEHDQLVTLPGVGRKTANVVVSNAFGVPAIAVDTHVERVSKRLALAGWDDSVLEVEKKLMKRVPRDEWTLTHHRIIFFGRYHCKAQNPQCHVCPLLDICREGKKRMKTSQIRKDKERAITPKRKIN from the coding sequence ATGAATGCAGCCACTGTTAGGCATATACTCGATACAATGGAAGCAATGTTTCCTGATGCACATTGCGAATTAAATCACAGCAACGCGTTTGAATTGACTGTAGCCGTCCTGTTGTCTGCCCAGTGCACCGACGAAACGGTAAACAAGGTAACCGCAGACTTGTTCAAAAAGTACACCAGTCCTGCCGATTATCTGTCTGTTCCTCTCGAAGAGCTGGAGCAGGATATCCGGCGTATCGGCTTGTACCGAAACAAGGCCAAGCATATTCAGAACATGTGCCGAATTTTAATAGAGCAGTATGGCGGTGATGTACCGCAGGAACATGATCAGCTTGTGACGCTCCCTGGTGTCGGGCGGAAAACGGCAAATGTCGTTGTATCCAATGCATTTGGAGTCCCGGCGATTGCGGTGGATACGCATGTTGAACGTGTATCCAAAAGGTTGGCACTGGCAGGTTGGGATGATTCCGTACTTGAGGTCGAGAAAAAACTAATGAAGCGCGTACCCCGGGATGAGTGGACTTTAACCCATCACCGGATCATATTTTTTGGACGCTACCATTGCAAGGCACAAAACCCTCAATGTCATGTCTGTCCATTGCTGGACATATGCAGAGAAGGTAAAAAGCGTATGAAAACGTCCCAAATCAGGAAAGATAAGGAACGTGCCATAACCCCAAAACGAAAAATAAATTAA
- a CDS encoding NAD/NADP transhydrogenase alpha subunit, translating into MKCISVYTDNFEAFSDIFEQIVEQEMAENEEKEVEGITVSHSGDVPEHYLERMSTKPEVVVMRDKGRNITILQHGQVFEILLPSMENAVS; encoded by the coding sequence ATGAAATGCATTTCCGTGTACACTGACAATTTTGAGGCCTTCTCCGATATTTTCGAACAAATCGTTGAACAGGAAATGGCTGAGAACGAAGAAAAAGAAGTAGAAGGTATCACTGTAAGCCATTCTGGCGATGTGCCTGAACATTATCTGGAGCGTATGTCCACGAAACCAGAAGTGGTTGTCATGAGAGACAAAGGTCGTAACATTACGATTTTGCAGCATGGACAAGTATTTGAAATTTTGCTGCCTTCGATGGAGAACGCTGTTTCTTAA
- a CDS encoding dynamin family protein has translation MSRTDYPVEMAKPLLPLREAMEQTGDHTAVQALTDLISKAEMKQLTIAFCGHFSAGKSSLINSLCGKRVLPSSPVPTSANVVSIRNGEPRALIYTSSNVSADNSAGVLEVSPEQLEEYCKNGGAYTSIEVWDDIPLLKDDAVLLDTPGVDSTDQGHSLATHSALHLADVVFYVMDYNHVQSESNLSFAKSLSDWGKPLFLIVNQIDKHRERELSFDQYVEGVEAIFAAWEVRYDGLLFTSLRDKEHRYSQWQQLPQLIEHMMKEKEGLIKHSLASSASHVTEQHLTRQAEEREEEETALLEEVGGKEGIERLERELGLLDQQEAELRSKPSREREKFRAELESLLANANLTPADIRASAAAYLESRKPGFRVGLLFSGGKTEQEKQRRAAELVRLLQDQASGQVEVHIRTMLRQLGEAHQLWGAEWEQALNAELPAVDEALLEMKRSTSAEVSPEYVLQFSKDIRGEIEARYRRSAMMLADRLLEALGAQGEAALQALDASRAALMAQSASAARYTALQRAADAEAAGLRSLLAPAGPLTSGLLPEVQGPPVPAHEPGEAPGPHTGTAESVAAQPQTPGAPPPRKAAVPGQPAAGAQRRRRLDAAAARLEAAAALVEPYPAMGSAVRDLRARAASLEGGTFTLALFGAFSAGKSSFANALLGEAVLPVSPHPTTAAINRIMAPSGGAEHGTARVRMKTPDAFQEDLAYSFRLLGLGEPGADWQKRVKALSPQDVHPAGRPHYSFLQAAAAGWEDTAAQLGQDVLVDLNGYRNFVANEKKSCFVDSIDLYYSCDVTEQGIVLVDTPGADSVNARHTGVTFNYMKNADALIFVTYYNHAFSQGDRQFLNQLGRVKDSSAMDQMFFVVNASDLSSSEEELEQVLDHVSTQLRSNGIRAPRLFPVSSMLALEGKTGNDATLLEQSGFIRFEEEFNRFAGSELADLAVGGASEEIARVIKRLKTRAEDATQGEEVLQRRRDELGSIQEQSLQRVHLLAERSMKAELAQETAELLFHVRQRLGYRFGLFMAEAFHPSVLREDRGNLKAAFAACGRELLRMIAIELEQELLATTLRLEQAGQTWLHKQVTDCVDELKRVSGGMDLSLPLNERWSTPVLEEVRLEEPSGWKAYLSYFRNPKQFFEGDGRQRLQEALDPIIKQMVIDVLPDAENKLVQFYDNQLGQSLRHHSRQLEERLEEAVSALHETLTSGIPAEEWEGLAVQLGQIERE, from the coding sequence ATGTCCAGAACAGATTACCCAGTAGAGATGGCTAAACCTCTGCTTCCACTGCGAGAAGCGATGGAGCAGACAGGGGACCATACAGCTGTACAGGCTTTAACGGATTTGATCAGTAAGGCGGAAATGAAACAGTTAACGATTGCGTTTTGTGGACACTTCTCGGCAGGCAAATCGAGTCTAATTAATAGTTTATGCGGCAAGCGGGTTCTGCCTTCGAGTCCTGTACCTACAAGTGCGAATGTTGTATCCATCCGCAACGGTGAGCCGAGAGCACTTATTTATACGTCATCGAACGTAAGCGCTGACAATTCAGCGGGAGTACTTGAGGTTTCGCCAGAACAATTGGAAGAGTATTGCAAGAATGGTGGGGCATATACCTCCATTGAAGTATGGGATGACATTCCCTTACTGAAAGATGATGCGGTATTACTTGATACGCCAGGCGTGGATTCGACCGATCAGGGGCACAGCCTTGCAACCCATTCAGCACTGCATCTTGCCGATGTGGTGTTCTATGTGATGGATTATAACCATGTGCAATCGGAAAGCAATCTTTCTTTTGCCAAAAGTCTATCGGATTGGGGCAAACCGTTGTTTCTGATCGTAAACCAGATTGATAAACATCGGGAACGGGAGCTTTCGTTTGACCAATATGTTGAAGGTGTAGAAGCTATTTTTGCTGCCTGGGAAGTTCGGTATGATGGTCTGCTGTTTACTTCACTTCGCGACAAGGAGCATCGTTACAGCCAGTGGCAGCAGCTTCCTCAACTGATTGAACATATGATGAAGGAGAAGGAAGGGTTAATCAAGCACAGCCTTGCGAGCTCTGCGAGCCATGTGACGGAGCAGCATCTGACAAGACAGGCGGAAGAACGCGAAGAGGAAGAGACAGCGCTCCTGGAGGAAGTTGGGGGCAAGGAAGGTATCGAACGCCTGGAACGGGAGTTGGGTCTGCTGGATCAACAGGAAGCCGAACTTCGTTCCAAACCATCGCGTGAACGGGAGAAGTTTCGGGCGGAACTGGAATCCCTTCTGGCGAATGCGAACCTGACCCCGGCTGATATTCGTGCCTCTGCTGCGGCTTATTTGGAGAGCCGTAAACCCGGTTTTCGGGTAGGTTTATTGTTCTCTGGTGGCAAGACAGAGCAGGAGAAACAGCGTCGGGCCGCTGAGCTTGTGAGACTGTTGCAGGATCAGGCCTCAGGACAGGTAGAGGTACATATCCGTACCATGCTCAGACAGCTGGGTGAAGCCCACCAGCTGTGGGGCGCTGAATGGGAGCAGGCGCTGAACGCGGAGCTGCCTGCGGTAGATGAAGCACTGCTGGAGATGAAACGGAGCACTAGCGCAGAAGTATCTCCCGAGTATGTGCTTCAATTCAGCAAAGATATACGGGGCGAGATTGAGGCCCGTTACCGCAGGTCGGCCATGATGCTGGCCGACCGCTTGCTTGAAGCGCTTGGCGCGCAGGGCGAAGCCGCGCTCCAGGCGCTGGACGCCAGCCGCGCAGCGCTGATGGCGCAATCCGCGTCGGCGGCGCGCTACACGGCGCTGCAGCGCGCCGCCGACGCCGAGGCAGCAGGGCTGCGCAGCCTGCTGGCGCCTGCGGGCCCCCTCACCTCCGGGCTGTTGCCGGAGGTGCAGGGCCCGCCCGTGCCCGCGCACGAGCCGGGTGAAGCACCCGGCCCGCACACGGGCACGGCGGAGTCTGTGGCTGCGCAGCCACAGACTCCAGGGGCACCGCCGCCGCGCAAAGCGGCGGTGCCTGGGCAGCCGGCGGCTGGCGCACAGCGCCGCCGGCGCCTGGACGCAGCGGCGGCACGGCTGGAAGCCGCCGCTGCGCTGGTAGAGCCGTACCCCGCCATGGGGTCGGCGGTACGGGATCTGCGTGCCCGCGCGGCTTCGCTTGAGGGCGGCACGTTTACGCTGGCGCTGTTCGGAGCGTTCAGCGCCGGCAAGTCCTCCTTCGCCAACGCGTTGCTGGGCGAAGCTGTGTTACCGGTCTCGCCGCATCCAACGACAGCGGCCATTAACCGGATCATGGCTCCTTCCGGTGGCGCGGAGCATGGAACTGCCCGGGTCCGGATGAAGACCCCGGACGCCTTCCAGGAGGATCTCGCGTACTCCTTCCGCTTGCTTGGACTGGGCGAGCCTGGGGCAGACTGGCAAAAACGCGTCAAAGCCCTTTCACCACAGGATGTGCATCCGGCAGGGCGTCCGCATTACAGCTTTTTGCAGGCAGCCGCAGCAGGCTGGGAGGATACCGCAGCTCAACTCGGCCAGGATGTGCTGGTGGATCTGAACGGATATCGTAACTTTGTCGCGAATGAAAAGAAATCTTGTTTTGTCGACAGTATTGACCTGTACTACAGTTGTGATGTGACAGAACAAGGCATTGTCCTTGTAGATACGCCAGGGGCTGACTCCGTGAATGCCCGTCATACGGGTGTCACTTTCAATTATATGAAGAATGCGGATGCACTCATTTTCGTAACGTACTACAATCATGCCTTCTCTCAGGGAGACCGACAGTTCCTGAATCAATTGGGACGTGTGAAAGACAGCTCGGCGATGGATCAGATGTTCTTTGTAGTTAATGCGAGTGATTTGTCTTCCTCTGAAGAGGAGTTGGAGCAGGTTCTGGACCATGTGAGCACGCAGCTGCGCAGTAATGGCATTCGGGCACCACGTCTCTTTCCTGTATCCAGCATGCTGGCATTGGAAGGCAAGACGGGCAACGATGCGACATTATTGGAGCAATCCGGCTTCATTCGGTTCGAGGAAGAATTTAACCGGTTTGCAGGAAGTGAGCTTGCGGACCTTGCGGTTGGTGGAGCTTCTGAAGAGATCGCACGGGTGATCAAACGACTGAAGACACGTGCCGAGGATGCGACTCAGGGGGAAGAGGTTCTACAGCGACGCCGGGATGAGCTGGGCTCCATCCAGGAACAGTCCCTTCAGAGGGTACATTTGCTCGCGGAACGGTCCATGAAGGCAGAACTGGCTCAGGAAACGGCTGAACTGCTCTTCCATGTGCGGCAGCGCCTGGGCTACCGTTTTGGTCTGTTCATGGCTGAAGCGTTCCATCCATCCGTTCTTCGCGAGGATCGCGGGAATCTGAAAGCAGCATTCGCAGCCTGTGGTCGTGAATTGCTGCGCATGATCGCCATTGAACTGGAGCAGGAACTGCTTGCCACTACACTCAGACTTGAACAGGCGGGTCAGACTTGGCTGCACAAGCAAGTGACCGATTGTGTAGATGAATTGAAACGAGTGTCCGGAGGTATGGATCTGTCGTTGCCGCTGAACGAACGCTGGAGTACACCTGTCCTGGAAGAGGTGCGTCTGGAAGAACCTTCAGGTTGGAAAGCATATCTGAGTTATTTCCGTAATCCGAAGCAGTTCTTCGAAGGAGATGGACGACAGCGGCTGCAGGAGGCACTTGACCCCATAATTAAACAGATGGTGATCGATGTTCTGCCTGACGCGGAGAATAAGCTGGTTCAATTCTATGACAACCAGCTTGGGCAGTCTTTGCGGCATCATTCTCGTCAATTGGAAGAGAGACTTGAGGAGGCCGTGAGTGCCCTTCACGAGACGCTGACCAGTGGAATCCCTGCCGAAGAATGGGAGGGTCTGGCTGTACAACTGGGGCAGATCGAACGTGAATAA
- a CDS encoding ABC transporter ATP-binding protein, with product MDVLRQLQIFFWEKRTYLFLSILCLAIATALGLVYPNLLRILIDDVITPRNFEDVPKLALTVLGVVILKAGMQFLHGLFGGRLGNFLAYRLRNACYEKLQFLSFRYYDTAKTGDLMSRLTGDLEAIRNFIGFGFAQILNMVLMVVFGAIMMMTMSWKLTLLTLICIPLLAFVALRFESRIHPAFQEMRLALSSLTTAVQENITGVRTVKSFAREPHEVEKFSVRNERYKTNQIHAATLWSQYFPIMEILASVSVVLLLLIGGNMVIQKTLTLGELVAFFSLIWYIIGPMWNLGFHINNYTQSKASGERVLELLNTPVDVQETEDPVIVEADQVKGHVTFESVTFAYGNKMPAVTDINFDAPPGSVIGFLGGTGSGKSTIIQLLMRAYNVNSGTIKLDGKNIKDIGIRSLRSQIASVFQETFLFSSSIRNNISYGLKNVTMDEIIRAAKLAKAHDFIMEFPEGYDTVVGERGMGLSGGQKQRIAIARALLKNPKILVLDDATSAVDMETEHEIQSGFQEVMRGRTTFIIAHRISSLRHADEILVLDEGRVVQRGTHKRLIEEPGPYRDVYEIQYADYIARGKREAGEQVNS from the coding sequence ATGGATGTTCTCAGGCAATTGCAGATCTTTTTCTGGGAGAAGCGCACGTATTTATTTTTATCGATCTTATGCCTCGCCATAGCGACCGCGCTTGGGCTGGTGTATCCGAACCTGCTAAGGATACTGATTGATGACGTCATCACTCCGCGCAATTTTGAAGACGTTCCCAAACTTGCTTTAACGGTATTAGGTGTCGTTATTTTGAAAGCGGGAATGCAATTTTTACACGGTCTTTTTGGAGGGCGTCTCGGAAACTTCCTGGCTTACCGACTTCGTAACGCTTGTTACGAAAAGCTTCAATTTTTATCCTTCCGGTATTACGACACGGCCAAAACGGGAGACTTGATGTCCCGCCTCACGGGAGATCTCGAAGCGATCCGCAACTTTATCGGATTTGGCTTCGCTCAAATTCTCAACATGGTTCTGATGGTCGTATTCGGCGCAATCATGATGATGACCATGAGTTGGAAGCTTACCTTGCTAACGCTCATATGTATTCCTCTGCTTGCCTTCGTTGCGCTGAGATTCGAATCACGAATTCACCCTGCGTTCCAAGAAATGCGGCTGGCACTCAGCTCTTTGACGACAGCAGTACAGGAGAATATTACAGGTGTACGTACTGTAAAGTCATTTGCACGTGAGCCTCACGAAGTGGAGAAGTTTTCCGTCCGCAACGAGCGTTACAAAACGAACCAGATTCATGCAGCAACCTTATGGAGTCAATATTTTCCGATCATGGAGATTCTCGCTTCGGTCAGCGTAGTTCTTCTGCTCCTCATTGGTGGAAACATGGTTATTCAGAAAACGTTAACACTCGGTGAACTCGTTGCCTTTTTCAGTTTGATCTGGTACATAATCGGTCCAATGTGGAACCTTGGATTCCATATCAACAACTATACGCAATCCAAAGCATCGGGTGAACGGGTGTTGGAACTTTTGAATACGCCGGTAGATGTACAAGAGACAGAAGATCCAGTCATTGTAGAAGCAGATCAAGTCAAAGGGCATGTGACCTTCGAGTCCGTTACCTTTGCCTACGGCAATAAAATGCCGGCAGTGACTGATATTAACTTTGATGCCCCACCAGGCTCTGTCATAGGCTTCCTGGGAGGAACAGGCTCGGGTAAATCAACTATTATTCAGCTCCTGATGCGTGCATACAACGTGAACTCGGGCACCATCAAGCTGGACGGCAAAAATATTAAGGATATTGGCATTCGCAGCCTGCGGAGTCAGATTGCTTCTGTGTTCCAGGAAACGTTCCTGTTCTCATCCAGCATTCGCAACAACATTTCATATGGACTCAAAAATGTAACAATGGACGAAATTATCCGTGCCGCTAAACTGGCGAAAGCCCATGATTTTATCATGGAATTCCCTGAAGGATACGATACGGTTGTAGGGGAGCGTGGAATGGGTTTGTCGGGAGGACAGAAACAGCGGATTGCAATTGCAAGGGCTTTGCTCAAGAATCCGAAAATTCTCGTTCTGGACGATGCAACCAGTGCAGTCGACATGGAAACTGAACATGAAATTCAATCTGGATTCCAGGAAGTCATGCGTGGCAGAACGACGTTTATCATTGCGCATCGGATCTCTTCCCTGCGTCACGCAGATGAGATACTGGTGCTGGATGAAGGACGGGTCGTTCAACGTGGCACACACAAACGTCTTATTGAAGAGCCTGGGCCTTACCGGGACGTATATGAGATTCAATACGCAGATTATATTGCCCGCGGTAAGCGAGAGGCTGGGGAGCAGGTGAATTCATGA
- a CDS encoding ABC transporter ATP-binding protein produces the protein MSAETVADRREVKETSDKKMNERFVYQDDEIIEKPFNWREFGRLFSYMKPYARQLLPLIILMMILGTITKLSVPFLISLAIDKAIAPATGLPSLTMLYIIAGSVLVLYLIQWAANTYRIKLTNVIGQRVIYDLRSDLFKHIQKLSFNFFDKRPAGSVLVRVTNDINSLQDLFTNGAVNVMIDCVQLLGIIVILLLINWKLGLAVIITVPLMFIISTKLRVLIRRAWQDVRMKNSRINSHLNESIQGIRVTQAYTQEKENMKYFDNMNLSSKKSWDRASAMNQGFGPLIEITGGFGTLILFWFGAYLIQEGQLTIGLLVAFANYVGNFWDPINRLGQMYNQLLVAMASSERIFEFMDEEPSIADKPGAKPLASIKGDIVFDNVVFEYEKGRQALKGISFAAGAGQSIALVGHTGSGKSTIINLISRFYDISGGRLTIDGQDVRDVTVESLRSQISIVLQDTFIFSGTIRDNIRFGRLDATDEEVEEAAKAVNAHEFIMKLPGGYDTEVEERGNVLSMGQRQLLSFARALLADPRILILDEATASIDTETELKIQEALKVLLKGRTSFMVAHRLSTIRNADNIIVLDHGEIKEEGNHEQLIQKQGVYNGLIEAQYRFL, from the coding sequence ATGAGTGCCGAAACGGTAGCCGACAGGCGCGAGGTCAAAGAGACCTCTGACAAGAAAATGAATGAACGTTTTGTATATCAGGACGACGAAATAATTGAAAAACCGTTTAACTGGCGTGAGTTCGGACGTTTGTTCTCGTACATGAAACCTTATGCAAGACAACTTTTGCCACTCATTATTCTAATGATGATTTTGGGTACCATTACGAAATTGTCCGTTCCATTTTTGATCAGTTTGGCGATTGATAAAGCGATTGCACCTGCAACGGGGTTGCCAAGCTTAACGATGCTTTATATTATTGCTGGTTCTGTGCTTGTGTTGTATCTGATTCAATGGGCGGCTAATACGTACCGAATCAAATTGACGAACGTTATCGGGCAACGGGTCATTTACGATCTTCGCTCGGATCTGTTCAAACATATCCAGAAGCTGTCCTTTAACTTCTTTGACAAAAGACCTGCGGGCTCGGTGCTGGTGCGTGTCACCAATGATATCAACTCCCTGCAGGATTTGTTCACTAACGGTGCGGTCAACGTCATGATTGACTGTGTGCAGCTGCTCGGTATTATCGTCATTTTGCTGCTGATCAACTGGAAACTGGGCCTCGCGGTCATTATTACGGTTCCGCTCATGTTTATTATTTCGACCAAACTGCGTGTGCTGATCCGCCGGGCCTGGCAGGATGTACGCATGAAGAACTCCCGTATTAATTCCCACTTGAATGAATCCATTCAGGGGATTCGTGTGACTCAGGCGTATACGCAGGAAAAAGAAAACATGAAGTATTTTGACAACATGAATCTGTCGAGCAAAAAATCATGGGACAGAGCATCGGCCATGAACCAGGGCTTTGGTCCTCTGATTGAAATTACGGGCGGCTTTGGAACGTTAATCCTGTTCTGGTTTGGTGCTTATCTGATTCAAGAGGGGCAGCTGACAATCGGATTGCTTGTAGCCTTTGCCAACTATGTCGGCAACTTCTGGGACCCGATCAACCGTCTGGGACAGATGTACAATCAATTGCTCGTAGCCATGGCTTCCTCCGAACGGATCTTCGAGTTTATGGATGAAGAGCCGAGTATTGCAGATAAACCTGGAGCCAAGCCGCTTGCTTCTATTAAAGGAGATATCGTATTCGACAATGTCGTGTTTGAATATGAGAAGGGCAGACAGGCGCTGAAGGGAATCAGTTTTGCTGCAGGTGCCGGACAATCGATTGCCCTTGTAGGTCATACGGGTTCAGGTAAAAGTACCATTATCAATCTGATCAGCCGGTTCTATGACATCTCTGGCGGACGTCTCACCATTGATGGTCAGGATGTAAGGGATGTAACGGTTGAAAGTCTGCGCAGCCAGATCAGTATTGTGCTGCAGGATACGTTTATCTTCTCTGGCACCATTCGCGATAATATTCGTTTTGGACGACTGGATGCAACCGATGAAGAAGTGGAAGAAGCTGCGAAGGCTGTTAATGCCCATGAATTTATTATGAAGCTGCCGGGTGGATATGATACGGAAGTTGAAGAACGCGGGAATGTATTATCCATGGGCCAAAGGCAATTGTTATCCTTTGCCCGTGCCTTGCTGGCTGACCCTCGAATCTTGATTTTGGATGAAGCGACTGCCAGCATCGACACCGAAACGGAGCTCAAAATTCAGGAGGCTTTGAAAGTGCTGCTGAAAGGAAGAACTTCCTTTATGGTGGCCCACCGTCTCTCCACGATCCGAAATGCGGATAACATTATCGTGCTGGATCATGGTGAAATCAAGGAAGAAGGAAACCATGAGCAACTTATCCAGAAACAAGGAGTTTATAATGGGTTAATAGAAGCTCAATACAGATTTTTGTAA
- the purT gene encoding formate-dependent phosphoribosylglycinamide formyltransferase has protein sequence MWGAPFSAQAKKMLLLGSGELGKEVVIEAQRLGVETIAVDRYENAPAMQVAHRSYCIDMLNAEALKQLIRKEQPHYIVPEIEAIATEALLELEEEGFCVVPTARAARLTMDREGIRRLAAEQLNLPTAAYLFADNLEQLQEAVRELGTPCVIKPLMSSSGKGQSVCRTPDDVENCWNIALSGARGKSVRVIVESFVKFDSEITLLTVRSVSGTVFCPPIGHIQKDGDYVESWQPHAMTPEQWEQACHIAKLVTDELGGYGLFGVELFLTSDGVVFSEVSPRPHDTGMVTMVTQDSSEFALHVRAILGFPVTDVHLLTPGASATLKANDETSDFTVGGIEEALALPRTQVRVFGKPETKVGRRMAVALSAGQDVEEARKTAVQAANMLKVEVNHVQ, from the coding sequence ATGTGGGGTGCTCCATTTTCGGCTCAAGCCAAAAAAATGCTGCTACTGGGCAGCGGAGAATTGGGAAAAGAGGTCGTTATTGAGGCCCAGCGACTGGGAGTAGAGACGATCGCTGTTGATCGCTACGAAAACGCACCTGCCATGCAGGTTGCACATCGGTCTTACTGCATCGACATGTTAAATGCCGAAGCTTTGAAGCAATTGATCCGAAAGGAACAACCTCATTACATCGTACCTGAGATTGAAGCAATCGCAACAGAAGCTTTACTCGAGCTTGAGGAAGAAGGATTTTGTGTCGTTCCTACGGCCCGTGCTGCTCGTTTGACGATGGATCGCGAAGGCATCCGCCGTCTGGCAGCCGAACAATTGAACCTTCCGACAGCGGCCTATCTTTTTGCGGACAACCTGGAACAACTTCAGGAAGCTGTTCGTGAATTGGGTACACCATGCGTCATCAAACCACTAATGAGTTCTTCCGGTAAAGGGCAGAGTGTATGCCGCACACCGGATGACGTAGAGAATTGCTGGAACATTGCTCTTTCTGGAGCACGTGGCAAATCCGTACGTGTCATTGTGGAAAGCTTTGTGAAGTTTGACAGCGAAATTACGCTGCTCACGGTTAGATCTGTCTCAGGGACTGTATTTTGTCCTCCGATCGGTCATATTCAGAAAGATGGGGATTATGTCGAATCGTGGCAGCCTCACGCGATGACACCGGAGCAATGGGAGCAAGCTTGTCATATTGCCAAGTTGGTTACCGATGAACTCGGTGGTTATGGACTGTTCGGGGTTGAATTATTCCTGACATCAGATGGAGTTGTGTTCAGCGAGGTATCGCCTCGTCCGCATGATACAGGTATGGTAACCATGGTCACGCAAGATAGTTCCGAGTTTGCGCTGCATGTGCGTGCAATTCTTGGTTTTCCGGTCACAGATGTACATTTACTGACACCGGGAGCTTCAGCAACGCTGAAGGCTAATGATGAAACATCTGACTTTACTGTAGGCGGGATTGAAGAAGCACTGGCGCTTCCTCGTACTCAGGTTCGTGTATTTGGCAAACCTGAGACCAAAGTGGGACGCCGAATGGCCGTAGCGTTAAGTGCCGGCCAAGATGTGGAAGAAGCTCGTAAAACAGCGGTACAAGCCGCTAATATGCTGAAAGTGGAGGTAAATCATGTCCAATAA
- a CDS encoding GNAT family N-acetyltransferase: MSNNVEAPVLMIRECELRDAEAVTGLMREVSYPTTANVMKERIECLESNPNACMLVAEVDEQIIGVIGLQCVQSHAYPEPAAQITSLIVGQEHRGGGIGRRLMARAEDWGRQQGGKQLFVTGANREVTSTTYSFYEHIGFQKRGYRFSKVLL; the protein is encoded by the coding sequence ATGTCCAATAATGTTGAGGCCCCTGTACTGATGATCCGAGAGTGTGAACTGCGAGATGCTGAAGCGGTAACGGGACTGATGCGAGAGGTTAGCTATCCGACAACAGCCAATGTCATGAAAGAGCGCATTGAATGCTTGGAAAGCAATCCAAACGCATGCATGCTTGTTGCCGAAGTGGATGAACAGATTATTGGTGTGATTGGCTTGCAATGTGTGCAAAGTCATGCCTATCCGGAACCTGCCGCCCAAATTACGTCCTTGATTGTAGGGCAAGAACATCGTGGGGGCGGAATTGGCCGTCGTCTGATGGCTCGTGCTGAGGATTGGGGCAGACAGCAAGGTGGGAAACAATTGTTTGTCACCGGAGCGAACCGTGAAGTGACTTCAACAACCTATTCTTTCTACGAGCATATTGGTTTCCAGAAGAGAGGCTATCGTTTCAGTAAAGTCCTTCTATAG
- a CDS encoding CAP domain-containing protein — translation MKKKWMKTVVTSSLTAVLAVGVMLPASASAADASYKTTTKTTTYKITSAESLKAYIEQWLKDNGYTVSTGEGQTTVEKPAAQPDQTTKPAQPTTPAKPTQEEKPATTPAKDPSNSGTGTGTTTGNTGNSGSESTQSDFAVQVVKLVNAERAKAGLSALASDALLDKVAVAKVKDMSNNNYFDHQSPTYGSPFDMMKQFGVTYSYAGENIAKGQKTPQEVVTAWMNSEGHRANILNKNFTKIGVGYYNGYWAQEFIGK, via the coding sequence TTGAAGAAGAAATGGATGAAAACCGTCGTAACCAGCAGTCTGACAGCCGTACTCGCCGTAGGGGTTATGCTCCCTGCTTCCGCTTCAGCTGCAGATGCATCATATAAAACAACTACTAAAACTACAACGTATAAAATTACGAGTGCGGAAAGCTTAAAAGCGTACATTGAACAATGGCTGAAAGATAATGGTTACACTGTATCCACTGGCGAAGGGCAAACAACAGTAGAGAAGCCTGCAGCACAGCCTGATCAAACTACGAAGCCAGCTCAACCGACAACACCAGCAAAACCAACTCAAGAAGAGAAACCGGCAACTACACCAGCCAAAGATCCTTCAAATAGTGGAACTGGAACTGGAACAACTACAGGCAACACAGGCAACAGTGGCAGCGAGAGCACACAATCGGATTTTGCAGTTCAAGTCGTAAAACTTGTGAATGCTGAGCGTGCCAAAGCTGGCCTGAGCGCATTGGCTTCCGATGCTCTGTTGGACAAAGTGGCTGTAGCCAAAGTTAAAGATATGAGCAACAACAATTATTTTGATCACCAATCACCGACTTATGGTTCTCCGTTTGACATGATGAAACAATTCGGAGTAACTTACAGCTATGCTGGCGAGAATATCGCAAAAGGGCAAAAAACACCTCAAGAGGTTGTTACTGCCTGGATGAATAGCGAAGGTCACCGTGCGAATATCCTGAACAAAAACTTCACAAAAATCGGTGTTGGATACTATAACGGATATTGGGCTCAAGAATTTATCGGCAAATAA